From one Gammaproteobacteria bacterium genomic stretch:
- the ftsE gene encoding cell division ATP-binding protein FtsE, translating into MLQFINVGKRYPGGQDALSGINFHLRVQEMAFLTGHSGAGKSTLLKLIALIERPSYGQILFNGSSYAGVGRRRIPYLRRDIGIIFQNFKLLYDRTVFDNVALPLVIAGHEHREIQRRVRAALDKVGLLDKEKRYPIMLSGGEQQRVGIARAVVNKPPLLLADEPTGNLDPQLSEEIMHLFEEFNRVGVTVLIASHNLDLITRMGYRILTLENGRMQADSDPVAA; encoded by the coding sequence ATGCTCCAGTTCATCAATGTGGGCAAGCGCTATCCCGGCGGGCAGGATGCCCTCAGCGGCATCAATTTCCATTTGCGCGTCCAGGAGATGGCGTTCCTGACCGGCCACTCCGGCGCCGGCAAGAGCACGCTGCTGAAGCTGATCGCGCTGATCGAGCGTCCCAGCTACGGTCAGATCCTCTTCAACGGATCCAGCTATGCGGGCGTCGGCCGCCGCCGGATTCCGTACCTGCGCCGCGACATCGGCATCATCTTTCAGAATTTCAAGCTGCTGTACGATCGCACCGTGTTCGACAACGTCGCCCTGCCGCTGGTCATCGCGGGCCATGAACATCGCGAGATCCAGCGTCGCGTGCGTGCCGCCCTCGACAAGGTCGGGCTGCTCGACAAGGAAAAGCGCTATCCCATCATGCTGTCGGGCGGAGAGCAGCAGCGCGTCGGCATCGCGCGGGCGGTGGTCAACAAGCCGCCACTGCTGCTCGCCGACGAACCGACCGGCAATCTCGATCCGCAGCTGTCCGAGGAGATCATGCATCTCTTCGAGGAGTTCAACCGGGTGGGCGTGACGGTGTTGATCGCCAGTCACAACCTCGACCTCATTACGCGCATGGGTTACCGCATCCTGACCCTGGAGAACGGGCGCATGCAGGCGGACAGCGATCCGGTCGCGGCATGA
- the ftsX gene encoding cell division protein FtsX — translation MKRAREEADLFPAGTTGPGSDAGGDPPGSSPEPASRPRTGLRRLGLLRRCRAYGEHHLQSLLDSLGRLARNPVASAMTVAVIGIALALPTGLHVVLKNVQAVSSGWENAAQISLFLRKDLREERLRKLVSELKAMPEVAVVTYVSPDEALQEFQRMSGFGEAVNALQQNPLPGVLIVQPALAASAPAAVEGLLERLRGHPDVELAQLDMEWIKRLYAMMEIAKRGVAVLASVLALAVLLIVGNTIRLAIQNRRDEIEVQKLIGATDAFIRRPFLYSGLWHGVLGALIAWLLVNISLWVLSAPVARLSSLYDSRFQLDGLGWGSTLYLMLFGALLGYIGAWLAVDRHLRTIEPS, via the coding sequence ATGAAACGCGCACGGGAGGAGGCGGACCTGTTTCCGGCGGGGACGACCGGACCCGGGTCGGACGCCGGAGGGGATCCGCCGGGATCGAGTCCGGAACCCGCCTCGCGTCCGCGCACCGGTCTGCGTCGCCTGGGTCTGCTGCGGCGCTGCAGGGCCTACGGCGAACACCACCTGCAGTCTTTGCTCGACAGCCTGGGGCGACTCGCGCGCAACCCGGTGGCCAGCGCGATGACGGTGGCGGTGATCGGCATCGCGCTGGCGCTGCCGACGGGACTGCATGTGGTTCTCAAGAACGTCCAGGCGGTCAGCTCCGGATGGGAGAATGCCGCCCAGATCTCCCTGTTCCTGCGCAAGGATCTGCGCGAAGAGCGGCTCCGGAAACTGGTTTCCGAGCTGAAGGCGATGCCGGAGGTCGCGGTGGTGACCTATGTGTCTCCGGACGAGGCGCTGCAGGAATTCCAGCGCATGTCGGGTTTCGGCGAGGCGGTGAACGCCCTGCAGCAGAATCCGCTCCCCGGGGTACTGATCGTGCAACCGGCTCTTGCCGCCAGCGCGCCGGCCGCGGTCGAGGGCCTGCTCGAGCGCCTGCGCGGCCATCCCGACGTCGAGCTGGCCCAGCTCGACATGGAATGGATCAAGCGGCTGTATGCGATGATGGAGATCGCCAAACGCGGCGTGGCGGTCCTGGCCAGCGTGCTCGCGCTGGCCGTGCTGCTGATCGTCGGCAATACCATCCGGCTGGCGATCCAGAACCGGCGTGACGAGATCGAGGTGCAGAAGCTCATCGGCGCGACCGACGCCTTCATCCGCCGCCCCTTTCTCTACAGCGGGCTCTGGCATGGGGTGCTGGGCGCGTTGATTGCATGGCTGCTGGTCAATATATCGCTCTGGGTCCTGAGCGCCCCGGTGGCCCGGCTGTCCTCACTGTATGACAGCCGCTTCCAGCTGGACGGACTCGGGTGGGGATCGACCCTTTACCTGATGCTGTTCGGCGCCCTGCTGGGGTATATCGGGGCCTGGCTGGCCGTCGACCGCCATCTGCGTACCATCGAGCCGAGCTAG
- the rpoH gene encoding RNA polymerase sigma factor RpoH, protein MNSKTKEMGLVLHSGSLESYVQSVGAIPVLSAEEERRLALQYRRESDLNAARQLVMSNLRFVVHIARGYSGYGLSQADLIQEGNIGLMKAVKRFDPDMNVRLVSYAVHWIRAEIHEFILRNWRIVKVATTKAQRKLFFNLRGAKKRLAWFGREEVNAVARDLGVRPEDVLEMEARISGYDTSFDPYGDRDEESERNLAPAAYLADTRMDPTVQLEQSEWEQQNEARLHQALDGLDERSRDILQQRWLADDKMTLQDLADKYQVSAERIRQLEKSAIKKLRSSLEA, encoded by the coding sequence ATGAATTCGAAGACGAAGGAAATGGGCCTGGTACTGCACAGCGGCAGTCTGGAGTCCTACGTGCAGAGCGTCGGAGCGATCCCCGTTCTGAGCGCGGAGGAGGAGCGCCGTCTTGCCCTGCAGTACCGGCGGGAAAGCGACCTGAATGCCGCGCGGCAACTGGTCATGTCGAACCTGCGTTTCGTCGTGCACATCGCGCGTGGTTACAGCGGTTACGGGCTGTCGCAGGCGGACCTGATCCAGGAAGGTAACATCGGCCTCATGAAGGCCGTGAAGCGCTTCGATCCCGATATGAACGTGCGGCTGGTGTCCTACGCGGTGCACTGGATTCGCGCCGAGATCCACGAGTTCATCCTGCGCAACTGGCGCATCGTCAAGGTCGCGACGACCAAGGCGCAGCGCAAGCTCTTCTTCAACCTGCGCGGGGCGAAGAAACGCCTGGCGTGGTTCGGACGCGAGGAGGTGAACGCCGTCGCGCGGGATCTCGGCGTGCGTCCCGAGGATGTGCTGGAGATGGAGGCCCGCATCAGCGGCTACGACACTTCCTTCGATCCCTATGGCGACCGCGACGAGGAATCGGAGCGCAATCTGGCGCCGGCGGCCTACCTCGCCGACACGCGGATGGACCCGACCGTCCAACTGGAACAGAGCGAGTGGGAGCAGCAGAACGAGGCGCGCCTGCATCAGGCCCTCGACGGGCTCGACGAGCGCAGCCGCGACATCCTGCAGCAGCGCTGGCTCGCGGACGACAAGATGACGCTGCAGGATCTGGCGGACAAGTACCAGGTCTCGGCCGAGCGTATCCGCCAGCTCGAAAAGAGCGCGATCAAGAAGCTGCGGAGCAGCCTCGAAGCGTAA
- the bioD gene encoding dethiobiotin synthase, whose protein sequence is MKHRGFFVTGTDTGIGKSWCSAALLAALRRRGHSALGMKPVASGCAETPDGLRSEDALLLLAQGTLPAPPYELINPYALAAPIAPHLAARLAGVEIRLERILAALDELGRRADFTVVEGVGGWRVPLNGRETVADLAGAAGLPVILVVGVRLGCLNHALLSAEAIRRGPGLAGWIANRVDADTAHPEENIASLRERIDAPLLGVLPHLRDYDADALAERIDLDALLRAAAEPPRT, encoded by the coding sequence ATGAAACATCGCGGCTTTTTCGTCACCGGCACGGACACCGGGATCGGCAAGAGCTGGTGCTCGGCGGCGCTGCTCGCCGCGCTGCGCCGCCGCGGCCATTCCGCGCTCGGCATGAAGCCGGTCGCCAGCGGGTGCGCGGAAACCCCGGACGGCCTGCGCTCCGAGGATGCCCTCCTGTTGCTGGCGCAGGGGACACTGCCCGCGCCGCCCTATGAACTGATCAACCCCTATGCGCTGGCCGCGCCGATCGCGCCACACCTGGCGGCACGGCTCGCGGGCGTGGAGATCCGCCTCGAGCGCATCCTGGCCGCGCTCGACGAACTGGGCAGGCGGGCCGACTTCACCGTCGTCGAAGGGGTCGGGGGATGGCGGGTACCGCTCAACGGACGGGAGACGGTCGCCGACCTGGCCGGCGCCGCCGGCCTGCCGGTCATCCTGGTCGTCGGCGTCCGCCTCGGCTGTCTCAATCATGCCCTGCTCAGCGCCGAGGCCATCCGGCGCGGCCCCGGTCTGGCCGGCTGGATCGCCAACCGCGTGGACGCGGACACGGCGCATCCGGAGGAGAACATCGCCAGCCTGCGTGAACGGATCGACGCACCGCTGCTCGGCGTGCTGCCCCATCTGCGGGACTACGACGCGGATGCACTGGCGGAACGGATCGACCTCGACGCACTGTTGCGCGCGGCTGCGGAACCGCCGCGGACCTGA
- the bioC gene encoding malonyl-ACP O-methyltransferase BioC, producing MDRGDALDIEPFNVDKARVRAAFDRSAADYDKVAVLQHEVGRRLLDRLELIRLEPSLVLDVGAGTGRLSMALGRRYPAARVISLDLSARMLQLARDRAGLFRRLRGRCGFVCADAENLPCADASMDLVVSNLALQWCNDTDRVLAEFRRVLRPGGLLMFTTFGPDTLRELRASWSGIDGRIHVNRFVDMHDLGDALLRVGLGEPVMDREDFTLTYPDVAGLMRDLKALGAHNSTHGRPRGLTGRGRFARVAESYERFRDNGRLPATYEVVYGHCWATMEPPPHPSRPGEVTVPVSRIQRVRRG from the coding sequence ATGGACCGCGGTGACGCTCTCGATATCGAACCCTTCAACGTCGACAAGGCGCGCGTGCGTGCCGCCTTCGACCGCTCGGCGGCGGACTATGACAAGGTCGCCGTCCTGCAGCACGAGGTCGGACGGCGCCTGCTCGACCGCCTGGAACTGATTCGACTGGAACCCTCCCTCGTGCTCGACGTCGGCGCCGGCACCGGACGGCTCAGCATGGCCCTCGGCCGGCGCTACCCTGCGGCCCGCGTGATCTCGCTCGACCTCTCCGCGCGCATGCTGCAACTGGCTCGCGACCGCGCCGGACTGTTCAGGCGCCTGCGGGGACGCTGCGGTTTCGTCTGCGCCGACGCGGAAAACCTGCCGTGCGCGGACGCGAGCATGGATCTTGTCGTTTCCAATCTGGCGCTGCAGTGGTGTAACGACACGGACAGGGTGCTCGCCGAGTTTCGCCGCGTGCTGCGGCCGGGTGGCCTGCTGATGTTCACCACCTTCGGCCCCGACACGCTGCGTGAGCTGCGCGCGAGCTGGAGCGGGATCGACGGCCGCATCCACGTCAACCGCTTCGTCGACATGCACGACCTCGGCGACGCCCTGCTGCGTGTCGGCCTGGGTGAACCCGTGATGGATCGCGAGGACTTCACCCTGACCTATCCCGACGTTGCCGGCCTGATGCGCGATCTGAAGGCACTCGGGGCGCATAACAGCACGCACGGCCGCCCGCGCGGACTGACCGGCCGTGGCCGGTTTGCACGGGTGGCCGAGTCCTACGAGCGCTTTCGTGACAATGGCCGCCTGCCCGCCACCTACGAGGTCGTCTACGGTCATTGCTGGGCGACGATGGAACCTCCGCCCCATCCCTCGCGACCGGGCGAGGTGACGGTGCCCGTGTCGCGGATTCAGCGGGTGCGACGCGGATGA
- the bioH gene encoding pimeloyl-ACP methyl ester esterase BioH → MLIHTETRGEGPPCMLLHGWGMHGGVWRETARELARHYRVTCIDLPGHGHSAPLPDQDLLPALAAAIAGVVPAHSRVVGWSLGGMVAMRLAIDHPDRVAQLLLVASTPRFVTGPDWEHGLTPEVLEDFARRLRADTTATVRQFLALQVKGGEQEQRTLARLRALMSEAPPPTPAALEGGLSILRSDSLLPLLARITQPVTLIHGRRDTLIPWTAAEALRERLPGARLHLMPRAAHAPFLSHPGEFLTLAREAPDGPR, encoded by the coding sequence GTGCTGATTCACACCGAGACCCGTGGTGAGGGGCCGCCCTGCATGCTGTTGCATGGCTGGGGCATGCATGGCGGTGTATGGCGGGAAACGGCGCGGGAGCTGGCGCGACATTATCGGGTCACCTGCATCGATCTTCCCGGGCATGGCCACAGCGCCCCCCTGCCGGACCAGGACTTACTGCCCGCGCTCGCTGCCGCAATCGCCGGCGTCGTGCCGGCGCACAGCCGGGTCGTCGGCTGGTCGCTGGGTGGAATGGTCGCCATGCGGCTCGCCATCGACCACCCCGATCGCGTCGCGCAATTGCTGCTCGTTGCCTCGACGCCCCGATTCGTGACCGGGCCGGATTGGGAACATGGCCTGACACCGGAGGTGCTGGAAGACTTCGCCCGTCGCCTGCGCGCCGACACGACCGCCACGGTGCGGCAATTTCTCGCCCTGCAGGTCAAGGGTGGTGAACAGGAGCAGCGCACGCTGGCGCGCCTGCGCGCGCTGATGTCCGAGGCGCCGCCGCCCACGCCCGCGGCACTGGAAGGCGGGCTCTCGATCCTGCGTTCCGACTCGCTGCTGCCGCTGCTCGCCCGGATCACCCAGCCCGTCACCCTGATTCATGGACGACGCGACACCCTGATCCCGTGGACGGCCGCCGAGGCCCTGCGGGAACGCCTCCCCGGAGCCCGGCTGCACCTGATGCCGCGGGCGGCGCATGCCCCCTTCCTGTCCCACCCCGGGGAATTTCTCACCCTCGCGCGGGAGGCGCCCGATGGACCGCGGTGA
- the bioF gene encoding 8-amino-7-oxononanoate synthase: MIDLKGRLRQRRLDRLYRTRPILDGPQAAEVSLDGQRYIAFCSNDYLGLANHPAVIAAMTRGAERYGVGSGASHLICGHSRAHHELEEQLAAFTGRARALLFSTGYMANLGAVGALAQRGDRVYADRLSHASLIDAALLAGGRFRRYPHADTEQLQAWLRRDVPSDQRFILTDGVFSMDGDLGPLDRLAPLARAERAWLMVDDAHGLGVIGPGGRGALAHFGLGADEVPILVGTLGKALGGSGAFVAGDEDLIETVIQFARTYIYTTALPPAVACAVSAALGLAQTESWRRERLGTLVERFQRGARQLGLAVPPLPATAPAVPIVPLLIGAADATLTAAEALRQRGFLISAIRPPTVPQGGARLRITFSAGHTEEQVDRLLDALAEVLC; encoded by the coding sequence ATGATCGATCTCAAGGGCCGCCTGCGGCAGCGACGGCTCGACCGGCTGTATCGCACCCGCCCGATCCTCGACGGTCCACAGGCGGCGGAGGTCTCGCTCGATGGACAACGCTATATCGCCTTCTGCAGCAACGATTACCTCGGACTGGCCAACCATCCCGCCGTGATCGCCGCAATGACGCGCGGCGCCGAACGTTACGGCGTCGGCAGTGGCGCCTCACATCTGATCTGCGGTCACAGCCGCGCGCACCATGAACTGGAAGAACAGCTCGCGGCCTTCACCGGCCGCGCGCGCGCGTTGCTGTTCTCGACCGGCTACATGGCGAACCTCGGCGCGGTCGGCGCGCTCGCACAGCGCGGCGACCGCGTCTACGCGGACCGCCTGAGCCACGCCTCGCTGATCGACGCGGCGCTGCTCGCGGGCGGACGTTTCCGCCGCTATCCCCACGCCGACACCGAGCAATTGCAGGCCTGGCTGCGGCGCGACGTCCCATCCGATCAACGTTTCATCCTGACTGACGGCGTCTTCAGCATGGACGGTGACCTCGGCCCGCTCGACCGGCTCGCCCCGCTCGCGCGCGCGGAGCGCGCGTGGCTCATGGTCGACGATGCCCACGGCCTCGGCGTGATCGGTCCGGGCGGCCGCGGTGCGCTTGCGCACTTCGGCCTGGGCGCAGATGAGGTCCCGATCCTGGTCGGCACGCTCGGCAAGGCCCTCGGCGGCTCCGGCGCCTTCGTCGCGGGCGACGAGGATCTGATCGAGACCGTGATCCAGTTCGCCCGGACCTACATCTACACCACCGCGCTGCCGCCCGCGGTCGCCTGCGCGGTCTCCGCCGCGCTCGGCCTGGCGCAAACGGAAAGCTGGCGCCGCGAAAGACTCGGCACGCTGGTCGAACGTTTCCAGCGTGGCGCCCGCCAGTTGGGACTTGCCGTCCCGCCACTGCCGGCGACGGCGCCAGCCGTGCCGATCGTCCCGCTGCTCATCGGCGCGGCGGACGCGACGCTGACCGCGGCGGAGGCATTGCGGCAGCGCGGTTTCCTGATCAGCGCGATCCGCCCGCCGACCGTGCCGCAGGGCGGCGCGCGCCTGCGCATCACCTTCAGCGCCGGACACACGGAAGAACAGGTCGACCGCCTGCTCGACGCCCTGGCGGAGGTGCTGTGCTGA
- the bioB gene encoding biotin synthase BioB: MNDAIYQRIDEITRQVLDGGEASADDGRWLIRLEDDYLSWLMAGADRIRRKFRGEAVEVCAISNVRSGNCSENCSFCAQSAHHRTSAPKYDYITSEELTAQARRARTWGASDFGVVSKGWGIRSARERGQLAEYFGTLRDSSDIGRCASLGVLDQESARELKAMGLENYHHNLETSESYFDRVCTTHSYQENIDTVRHAVNAGLRVCSGGILGMGESLDQRIELALTLRELGVESVPLNFLSPQEGTPFGQLETMSPLEILRNIAVFRYLLPRAEIRIAGGRQFLRDLQSMIFMAGASGIMIGDYLTTRGRRVEDDLQMLRDLRLAPREDTQQRRQSAGPAAMTA, translated from the coding sequence ATGAACGACGCCATCTATCAGCGCATCGACGAGATCACGCGGCAGGTCCTGGACGGCGGCGAGGCCAGCGCCGACGACGGCCGCTGGCTGATCCGGCTCGAGGATGACTATCTCTCCTGGTTGATGGCCGGGGCTGACCGCATCCGCCGCAAATTCCGCGGCGAAGCCGTCGAGGTCTGTGCGATCTCGAATGTGCGCTCGGGCAACTGCTCCGAGAATTGCAGCTTCTGCGCCCAGAGCGCCCATCATCGTACCAGCGCCCCGAAATACGACTACATCACGAGCGAAGAGCTGACCGCCCAGGCCCGGCGCGCACGTACATGGGGGGCGAGTGATTTCGGCGTGGTCTCCAAGGGATGGGGAATACGCTCGGCCCGCGAGCGGGGGCAATTGGCCGAATACTTCGGCACCCTGCGCGATTCAAGCGACATCGGCCGCTGCGCCAGTCTCGGCGTGCTGGACCAGGAGAGCGCGCGCGAACTCAAGGCGATGGGCCTGGAGAATTATCATCACAATCTGGAAACCTCCGAGAGTTACTTCGACCGTGTCTGCACCACGCACAGCTACCAGGAAAACATCGACACGGTGCGCCACGCGGTGAACGCCGGCCTGCGTGTGTGCTCGGGCGGTATCCTGGGCATGGGCGAGAGCCTCGATCAACGCATCGAGCTCGCACTGACGCTGCGGGAACTCGGCGTCGAATCGGTTCCGCTCAATTTCCTCTCGCCCCAGGAAGGCACCCCGTTCGGACAGCTCGAAACGATGTCGCCGCTGGAGATCCTCAGGAACATCGCCGTGTTCCGCTATCTGCTGCCGCGGGCGGAGATCCGCATCGCGGGCGGCCGCCAGTTCCTGCGCGACCTGCAGTCCATGATCTTCATGGCCGGCGCCTCGGGCATCATGATCGGCGACTATCTGACCACCCGTGGCCGGCGCGTGGAGGACGACCTGCAGATGCTGCGCGACCTGCGACTCGCGCCGAGAGAGGATACCCAGCAGCGCCGCCAGTCCGCCGGGCCTGCCGCCATGACCGCCTGA
- a CDS encoding ComF family protein, whose amino-acid sequence MVYGWPRSGGGSGWCALCGQHCDDLGLCPGCQADLPYQGPACRRCALPLAASAGGLCGGCLIAPPPYDEVVAIFDYAEPVDIMIQRLKFDGRLIYARILGKIMAIELERRGARLPRMILPVPLHPDRLAARGFNQAVEIARPLVARYGIRLARTLCLRTRATAEQTGLDAVARRRNMRRAFSVTSSMAGADVVLLDDVMTTGSTLESLALAVRRAGAQRVAVWVCARAASFRRG is encoded by the coding sequence ATGGTTTACGGGTGGCCTCGCTCTGGCGGGGGTTCCGGCTGGTGTGCGCTCTGCGGACAGCATTGCGATGACCTCGGGCTGTGCCCGGGGTGTCAGGCCGATCTGCCCTATCAGGGGCCGGCCTGCCGGCGTTGCGCGCTGCCGCTGGCTGCGTCGGCGGGAGGGCTGTGCGGCGGTTGTTTGATTGCCCCACCGCCGTACGACGAGGTGGTCGCGATCTTCGATTATGCCGAGCCGGTCGACATCATGATTCAGCGCCTGAAATTTGACGGCCGTCTGATCTACGCGCGCATCCTGGGGAAAATCATGGCGATTGAGCTCGAACGCCGCGGTGCGCGTCTGCCGCGCATGATCCTGCCAGTGCCCCTGCATCCCGATCGACTGGCCGCGCGCGGATTCAACCAGGCGGTTGAGATCGCGCGCCCGCTGGTGGCCCGGTACGGGATCCGGCTGGCCCGCACCCTTTGCCTGCGCACGCGCGCGACGGCGGAGCAGACCGGACTGGATGCGGTGGCGCGGCGTCGGAACATGCGACGCGCGTTCAGCGTGACGTCCTCCATGGCGGGCGCGGACGTGGTGCTGCTCGATGACGTCATGACCACAGGCAGCACGCTGGAATCGCTGGCGCTGGCCGTGAGGCGCGCGGGCGCGCAGCGCGTGGCGGTATGGGTTTGCGCGCGCGCGGCGTCCTTCCGCCGCGGCTGA
- a CDS encoding Nudix family hydrolase encodes MLDSTESTAGRVVVHVAVGVISNAAGEVLVSLRPNHVDQGGCWEFPGGKVETGEGARQALAREIEEEVGLRIESAHPLIRLRHEYPTRSVLLDVWRVGAYHGEAHGREGQRLAWRAPQTLDPADFPAANPPIITAARLPPLYLITPEPAPGCDGFLARLECLLDAGIRLVQLRAKSLGAAEFRGLAREAIAVCRTRGAQILLNADPELSLSLDADGVHLSGERLARLSARPLPAGKWVAASCHDRHQIERAGRLGVDFIVVSPVRPTQSHPGMTPLGWGGVRELLDPAVIPAYALGGLGPTDLESAWEAGAQGVAAIRALWEAAGDLAPIRATAELG; translated from the coding sequence ATGCTTGACTCCACAGAATCCACCGCCGGGCGCGTCGTGGTCCACGTCGCCGTGGGCGTCATCTCGAATGCCGCCGGCGAGGTGCTCGTGAGCCTGCGGCCGAATCATGTGGACCAGGGCGGGTGCTGGGAATTTCCCGGTGGCAAGGTCGAGACGGGGGAAGGCGCGCGGCAGGCGCTGGCGCGTGAGATTGAGGAGGAAGTGGGCTTGCGGATCGAGTCCGCGCATCCGTTGATCCGTCTGCGCCATGAATACCCAACCCGCTCCGTGCTGCTCGATGTGTGGCGGGTCGGCGCCTATCATGGCGAGGCACACGGACGCGAAGGCCAGCGCCTGGCCTGGCGCGCGCCGCAGACGCTGGATCCGGCGGACTTTCCGGCGGCCAATCCGCCGATCATCACCGCGGCGCGGTTGCCGCCCCTGTATCTGATCACACCGGAACCCGCACCGGGCTGTGATGGCTTTCTCGCCCGGCTGGAATGCCTGCTCGACGCCGGAATCCGTCTGGTGCAGCTACGCGCGAAGTCTCTCGGCGCGGCGGAATTTCGCGGCCTCGCGCGAGAGGCCATCGCGGTGTGCCGAACCCGCGGGGCGCAAATCCTGCTCAATGCGGACCCTGAACTGAGTCTGTCGCTGGACGCGGACGGCGTGCACCTGAGCGGTGAGCGCCTGGCCCGGTTGTCGGCGCGCCCGCTACCGGCCGGCAAATGGGTCGCGGCGTCCTGTCACGATCGTCATCAGATCGAACGGGCCGGACGCCTCGGCGTCGACTTCATTGTGGTGTCGCCGGTACGCCCGACCCAAAGTCATCCCGGAATGACTCCGCTGGGATGGGGCGGCGTGCGGGAATTGCTGGACCCGGCCGTGATACCGGCGTATGCCTTGGGCGGCCTCGGACCCACGGATCTGGAGTCCGCCTGGGAAGCGGGTGCCCAGGGGGTGGCCGCGATACGCGCGCTGTGGGAGGCCGCGGGCGACCTCGCCCCGATCCGTGCCACCGCCGAGCTGGGCTGA
- a CDS encoding DNA gyrase inhibitor YacG has protein sequence MRTVSCPSCQREIEWSARWPQRPFCSERCRLIDLGAWASEEYRIAGQAGPPADERDESELVAADPPN, from the coding sequence ATGAGGACGGTGTCCTGCCCGTCCTGTCAGCGGGAGATCGAATGGTCGGCCCGCTGGCCGCAACGCCCGTTCTGCAGCGAGCGTTGCCGCCTGATCGATCTCGGGGCCTGGGCGAGCGAGGAATATCGCATCGCCGGTCAGGCCGGCCCGCCCGCGGACGAACGAGACGAATCCGAACTCGTGGCGGCGGATCCGCCGAACTGA
- the zapD gene encoding cell division protein ZapD, with product MNIITYEQPLNERIRTFLRLEFLFQQANHGLQHRSSWDTRASLTNLIEILNVFGRTDLKTEVIKELERLTATLSRLEANPDVDGSKLNAILDKIDLLVDRLHSYQGQVGQELKDNEFLTAIKQRSSIPGGTCDFDLPVYHFWLKHEAEERDTQLRRWLSAFDTFRTAIDLILRLVRESAPATQETANAGFYQQSLDTTTPYQLIRVSLPVDLDCFAEISGGKHRFTVRFMEMRDFGRPSQSQRDIPFRLNCCAI from the coding sequence ATGAACATCATCACTTACGAACAACCCCTGAACGAGAGAATCCGAACCTTTCTGCGGCTCGAATTCCTGTTTCAGCAGGCAAACCACGGCCTGCAGCATCGTTCATCCTGGGATACGCGCGCCAGCCTGACCAATCTGATCGAGATCCTCAATGTTTTCGGCCGCACCGACCTCAAGACCGAAGTCATCAAGGAACTGGAGCGGCTGACCGCCACCCTATCGCGCCTGGAAGCCAACCCTGACGTCGATGGCTCAAAACTCAACGCGATCCTGGACAAGATCGACCTGCTGGTCGACCGCCTGCACAGCTACCAGGGACAGGTCGGACAGGAGCTGAAGGACAACGAGTTCCTCACCGCCATCAAGCAGCGCAGCAGCATCCCGGGCGGGACCTGCGACTTCGACCTGCCGGTCTATCATTTCTGGTTGAAACACGAAGCCGAGGAGCGGGACACGCAATTGCGCCGCTGGCTGTCAGCCTTCGATACCTTTCGCACTGCGATCGATCTTATTCTGAGACTCGTGCGTGAAAGCGCCCCTGCCACGCAGGAAACGGCGAACGCCGGCTTCTATCAGCAATCGCTCGACACTACGACACCGTACCAGCTCATCCGCGTCAGCCTCCCCGTCGACCTCGACTGCTTCGCCGAGATCAGCGGGGGCAAGCACCGTTTCACCGTCCGGTTCATGGAGATGCGCGACTTCGGACGGCCATCCCAGAGCCAGCGCGACATCCCCTTCAGGCTGAACTGCTGCGCGATATGA
- a CDS encoding dephospho-CoA kinase, with protein MLVVGLTGGIGSGKTTVANGFAALGVPLIDADEIARDLVAPGRDALKEIVACFGSGILDGHGGLDRARLRQRIFTDPGERRRLEAILHPRIRTGILARIRQLDAPYCIVSIPLLVETGQSDLVDRVLVVDCPSELQRERIARRDGWPMEEIEGALRAQASREQRLRAADDVIVNDGDLDSLRRSIATLHRGYLDLADAAPN; from the coding sequence ATGCTCGTCGTCGGCCTGACTGGCGGGATCGGCAGTGGTAAGACCACCGTGGCGAACGGTTTCGCGGCACTGGGCGTCCCATTAATAGATGCGGACGAGATCGCCCGCGATCTGGTGGCCCCCGGCCGGGACGCGCTGAAGGAAATCGTCGCCTGTTTCGGGTCCGGGATCCTCGATGGTCACGGCGGCCTGGACCGCGCCCGCCTGCGCCAGCGGATCTTTACTGACCCCGGGGAACGGCGCCGGCTCGAGGCGATCCTGCACCCCCGCATCCGTACTGGGATCCTGGCGCGGATACGGCAACTGGATGCCCCCTACTGCATCGTCTCCATCCCGCTCCTGGTCGAAACCGGACAGAGCGACCTGGTCGACCGCGTTCTGGTGGTCGATTGCCCGTCCGAGCTGCAGCGTGAACGCATCGCGCGGCGCGATGGCTGGCCCATGGAAGAAATCGAGGGCGCGCTGCGGGCTCAGGCCTCGCGCGAACAGCGCCTGCGGGCGGCCGACGACGTCATCGTCAATGACGGCGATCTGGACTCACTCCGTCGCTCGATAGCGACACTCCATCGCGGCTATCTCGATCTGGCGGATGCCGCGCCGAATTGA